GGGCCATCCCGAGCTGATGGACCACATCGCCACCGGCGGAGGCCTGCTCGAGTCGCTCGAGCTGCGCTCCCTGCTCACCGCCGACTTCCCGCGCGGCGAGCTCGCCGAGGCGGCCACCGCCGGGGCCCTGCAGGCGGCTGGCATCGACGTGTTCGCCGCCGACGCCGGTCACGCGCTGCGTGACGTCGGCGGGCCGATGGCCCAGTCGGCCTGGGAGGGCACCGCCGACGGCACCGTCGAGGCAGACACCCCACACTCCATCGAGGAGCTGATCCGCAACCTCGAGGCCACCGAGACCAGCGTCTCGGTGCACCAGGTCGCGGCACACCGCTACATCGCCTACCTCCCGGGTCCCTACGCCGGCAGCAGGCGGCTACGGCTCGTCTCCGGAGACCTCTCCGACTACATCGCCGCCGCGTCACAGTCGATCGAGGCGGCAGTCGGCGCCGACTCCCACGTGATGCTCGTCGGGGCCGCGGCCGGAGGCACCGCGGCGGCCGCGATCGCGGTGACAGCCGGGGCGGCGTACGTCGTGGATCAGGTGGTCACCGTGGGTGCTCCCGGCGCGGCAGCGCCGCGGGTCCCGGAGACCACCCGGGTGCTCTCGCTGGAGGACCGCTCCGACCCGGTGGCGCTGCTCGGCGGGCTGATCAACGCGGGCGTGGGTCACCGGTTCACCGTCGTCTACGACAGCGCGGCCGGCGGCGTAGGTGGCGCCGCAGCCGAGGAGAGCCACTACGTGGCCGGCGGGCGGGCCGCCGACAACGCCAGCCACGACGAGCTGCGCGAGGAGATCGAGCGCATCCGCACCCTGGGATACCTGACGTAAAGGAGACGGGTGGGGTAAACCTCGCTAGATTGGGTCCACCCTCAGCACATCCCCCACCCGGTTTGTCCGGTTGTCGCCGCAGGGCATTCTGATTGTCTATCTGATCGGACCTGCGTGAAGTCGATCGTCATACATGCCGGCCTGCCCAAGACCGGCACCTCCGCCGTCCAGGCGTGGCTCCATCACAACACCGAGCAGCTCGCGGAGGCAGGGGTCTTCTACCCCTGGCACTACCTGGACAAGAACGGCATCAGCGCCGGCAACGCCGGATCCCTCATGGAGCGCTCCGGGCCGCACTTCATCACCTCGCCCACCCAGATCGAGGGCACCCTCGTCGACTTCGAGGCCAGCGGCTGCCGCACGATGCTGCTCTCCTCGGAGGCGTTCCTCCCCGAGCTGGCCAACCTGGCCGAGGCGCTCCCGGCGCACACCCGGTTCGTGATGTACGTCCGTGACCCCCTCGCCTTCCTCGAGTCCGACTACAACCAGCGGGTCAAGCGGGTCCCCCAGCTGCACGAGTTCGTCCCTGACGCGAGCGCCTACGGCGGCTGGCTGGGCCACGAGCATCTCTACAACGCGCTCGCCTCCGACGCCGTACGCGCCGGCTCGGAGCTGCGGCCCTACCACGCCGACCTGTTCGTCGGTGGCAGTCTGCTCACCGACCTGCTGCACGCGGCCGGTGTCGATTCCGCCCAGCTCAGCGCCCTGGAGCTGAAGCAGGTCAACACCTCGTACTCGCTCCATGCGCTGGAGATCAAGCGAGCACTCAACGCGCTGCCGCTCGGCAACGAGCTCAAGGAACGGCTCGACATGCGGCTGCAGTCCTGCCGGCTCGGTCCGCGGTCCTACTCCCTGATCCCGCCCGCAGACTACGTCCGGCTGCGCAAGCAGGCCGACGAGGAGCTCCACGAGCTCGCCGAGAAATACGGCATCGACTCCTTGGAGCCGCTCCGCGAGAAGCTCCGCGACCTGCCGTCACGGCCCTACCACCCGCAGGCCCTGACCGAGGCGGAGGTCGACGCCGTCGTCGGCCACCTCGCCAAGGTCGGCAAGCGGCTCACCCGGCGGATCGCCGAGGCGCTCGAGCAGCACCCCGAGATCGAGCTGCCCTACCCGACGCTGCGCGACTCCTTCGCGCAGGCGGTGAGGGAGCTGGACGCGAAGGCGTCACCCCAGCCGCGGCGGCGCTGGTGGCACCGACTTGCCCGCAACGCGTGAGTCGATACGGTGTAGACCGCCCCGCGCACCATCCCTGAGGCGGCGAGAGCCGACCGCGCCGGGGCGCTCTGGCCCCTACCCCGATCGGTCGCCGTGAAGTCCATCGTCATCCATGCTGGCCTGCCCAAGACAGGCACGTCGGCCGTGCAGGCCTTCCTCAGCTCCACCAACGACCGGCTTGCCGAGGCGGGCATCTTCTACCCCCGCCACACCGTCGACAAGAACAGCATCAGCGCCGGCAACGCCGGGTCGCTCATGGAGCTCTCCGGCCACCTCTTCGTGGCCTCCCCTCGGGAGGTCACGAAGACCCTCGAAGACTTCGACGCCAGCGGATGCCACACGCTGCTGCTCTCCTCGGAGGCGTTCCTCCCCGAGCTGCCCGAGCTCGCCGACCTCATGCCGCCGGAGACCAGGTTCGTGCTGTACGTCCGTGACCCCCTCGCCTTCCTCGAGTCCGACTACAACCAGCGGGTCAAGCGGTTGCCCCACGTGCATCCGTTCGCCGCCGAGCCCGATGCCTACGGTGGCTGGCTGGGCCACCAGCACCTCTACCATGCGCTCGGCTCGGAGTCGGTGCGCTCCCGGCTCGTGCTGCGGCCCTACCGTCCCGAGCTCTTCGTGGGCGGCAACCTGCTCACCGACCTCTTCGACACGGCCGGCATCGACGCCACCGAGCTCGGCGACCTGTCGCTGAAGCAGGTCAACCTCTCCTACTCGCTGCACGCTCTCGAGATCAAGCGCGCGCTCAACGCACTGCCTCTCGGCGAGCAGCTGCAGGAGCGCCTCGACGTACATCTCCAGTCGTGCCCGCTCGGGCCGACCAGCTACACGCTGATCCCGCCCGCCGACCACCAGCGGCTCCGCAAGCTGGCCGACGACGAGCTGCGGGCACTGGCGCTGCGCTACGACATCGACACCCTCGAGCCGATGCGCGAGCTGCTGTGGGATCAGGCTCCCAAGCCCTTTCACCCGCAGCAGCTCACCGACGACGAGGTCGACGCCGTCGTGCAGCACATCGCCACCGTCGGCAAGCGCCTCACCCGCCGCATCGCCCAGACGCTCGTGGAGCACCCCGAGATCGAGCTGGTCTACCCGTCGCTGCGCGAATCCTTCGCCCGGGCGGCCGCCGCCCTCGACGAGCCTGCGGCCGCCCCGAGACGCCGCTGGTGGCACCGCACCCACACTGCTGGTTGAGCCGCGAGCGCCAGCGAGCGTGTCGAAACCAACACAGCATGCGACTGTGTTGGTTTCGACACGCCTCCGCCTAGCGGCTCCGGCGGCTCAACCAGCAGTGAGGTCCGCGACGACGATGGTGTGGTTGTCTGGCTCACCCGAGGCGGCTACGGCGGCGGCTACGGCGTCGGCGACCTGCTGCGGGGAGGCGTCGGCGGTGATCAGCGCGTCGAGGTCGTCGACCCAGGAGTGGATGCCGTCGGTGGTCACGACGAGGCGGTCGCCGGGCAGGAGGTCGAGAGAGAGCTCGTCGGCGACGACGCCGGGCACGAGCGCCCGGTTGAGCACCGAGCGGTGCTCGTGGGAGCGGGCCTCGTCGGGGGTGAGATGGCCCGACTCGATCATGGCGGCGACCACGGTGTGATCGTGGGTGACCCGGCGCACCTCGCCGTCGCGCACCAGGTGGACGCGACCGTCCCCGACGTGGGTGATCCGTGCGGTCGAGCCGTGCAGGTCGACCGCGGTCAGTGTGGTGCCTGAGGCGGGGAGCTCGGCGACGACCTCGTGGATCGCCGACCCCAGCCCGCCCGCGGCGTACGCGGTCAGCGCTGCTCCGGCAAGGTCGTCACGCTCGCCGAAACCGTCGGCGACGGCGACCAGCTCGGGCGTGACCATGACGGCGTCCTGCTGCGCGGGTCGGCCGCCCTGCTCGTGGCTGACACCGAGCTCGGCGTGCAGCGTGGTGGTGGAGGTGTTCATCGGTGGTGCCTCGTTCCTCATCGCGTGGACGAGGGTGGAGACCATGGTGCGGCGGGTAGCGGTGTCGGCCTCGACCTGACGCCAGTAGGTCTCGACCTCGGCCGCCGCGTGAGCAGCAGACATGTCGAGCACCTCCCGGATCCGGGCCAGCGGCATCCCGACCAGACGCAACGACGCCACCAGACGGGCGCGTTCGACCTGGTCAGGGGCATAT
The sequence above is drawn from the Nocardioides albertanoniae genome and encodes:
- a CDS encoding MerR family transcriptional regulator, giving the protein MSGLQGLVNIGDFARATGLTPKALRLYDDLGLLPPAEVDAHSGYRRYAPDQVERARLVASLRLVGMPLARIREVLDMSAAHAAAEVETYWRQVEADTATRRTMVSTLVHAMRNEAPPMNTSTTTLHAELGVSHEQGGRPAQQDAVMVTPELVAVADGFGERDDLAGAALTAYAAGGLGSAIHEVVAELPASGTTLTAVDLHGSTARITHVGDGRVHLVRDGEVRRVTHDHTVVAAMIESGHLTPDEARSHEHRSVLNRALVPGVVADELSLDLLPGDRLVVTTDGIHSWVDDLDALITADASPQQVADAVAAAVAASGEPDNHTIVVADLTAG